The following are encoded together in the Halomonas halophila genome:
- a CDS encoding DEAD/DEAH box helicase: MTETAPPSLRPYQQQAVTRVVEHFRAGDDPAVVVLPTGSGKSLVIAELARLARGRVLVLAHVRELVEQNHAKYQAYGLEADIFSAGLGRKESGRQVVFGSVQSVVRNLDGFGSPCEGQGAFTLLVIDECHRVSLDEDSSYRRVIAHLRERNPRLKVLGLTATPYRLGQGFLYHRHYHGMVRGDDDCFFRDCVFEQPLRLMVKQGYLAEPRLVDAAVERYDFSALAPGSGGLFQEAELNRVAAGNRATPAILEEVIAHAAERAGVMLFAATVAHAEEIMGYLPADEAALITGATPAAEREAIIQAFKARELKYLVNVAVLTTGFDAPHVDLIAILRPTESVGLYQQIVGRGLRLAPGKRDCLILDYAGNPWDLYAPEVGSPRPASDTEPVQVECPQCGHANLFWGRRDGEIVIEHFGRRCQGLVEEEGGDGMAPGAGKRQQCSFRFRFKVCDQCGAENDTAARRCHGCESLLVDADDKLREALKLRDARVLRVSGMQLEATVNGRGLPRLKVVYHDEDGATLAEWFALETRAQRGAFAAVFLREHLRAPGTRWSPTTPEEVVAEQHRLRAPDFVIGRKAGRHWQVRRKLFDYTGRYRLAAEAG; the protein is encoded by the coding sequence ATGACCGAAACCGCTCCGCCCAGCCTGCGCCCCTACCAGCAGCAGGCGGTGACCCGCGTGGTCGAGCACTTCCGCGCCGGCGACGACCCCGCCGTGGTGGTGCTGCCCACCGGCAGCGGCAAATCGCTGGTGATCGCCGAGCTGGCGCGCCTGGCCCGCGGCCGGGTGCTGGTACTCGCCCACGTGCGCGAGCTGGTCGAGCAGAACCACGCCAAGTACCAGGCCTACGGCCTCGAGGCCGATATCTTCAGCGCCGGCCTGGGCCGCAAGGAAAGCGGCCGCCAGGTGGTGTTCGGCTCGGTGCAGTCGGTGGTGAGGAACCTCGACGGCTTCGGCTCGCCTTGCGAAGGGCAGGGTGCCTTCACGCTGCTGGTCATCGACGAGTGTCATCGGGTGTCGCTGGACGAGGATTCCAGCTATCGGCGGGTCATCGCCCATCTGCGCGAGCGCAATCCGCGGCTCAAGGTGCTGGGCCTGACCGCCACGCCGTACCGGCTGGGCCAGGGCTTCCTCTATCACCGTCACTATCACGGCATGGTGCGCGGCGACGACGACTGCTTCTTCCGCGACTGCGTGTTCGAGCAGCCGCTGCGGCTGATGGTCAAGCAGGGCTATCTGGCCGAGCCGCGGCTGGTCGATGCCGCCGTGGAGCGCTACGACTTCTCGGCCCTCGCGCCCGGCAGCGGCGGCCTGTTCCAGGAGGCGGAGCTGAACCGGGTGGCGGCCGGCAACCGGGCGACGCCGGCGATCCTCGAGGAGGTGATCGCCCACGCCGCCGAGCGCGCCGGGGTGATGCTGTTCGCCGCCACCGTGGCCCACGCCGAGGAGATCATGGGTTACCTGCCCGCCGACGAGGCGGCACTGATCACCGGCGCCACCCCCGCCGCCGAGCGCGAGGCAATCATCCAGGCCTTCAAGGCTCGCGAGCTCAAGTACCTGGTCAACGTGGCGGTGCTGACCACCGGCTTCGACGCGCCCCACGTGGACCTGATCGCCATCCTGCGGCCCACCGAATCGGTGGGCCTCTACCAGCAGATCGTCGGCCGCGGCCTGCGCCTGGCGCCGGGCAAGCGCGACTGCCTGATCCTCGACTACGCCGGCAATCCCTGGGATCTCTACGCCCCCGAGGTGGGCAGCCCCAGGCCCGCCAGCGACACCGAACCGGTGCAGGTCGAGTGCCCGCAGTGCGGCCACGCCAACCTGTTCTGGGGCCGGCGCGACGGCGAGATCGTCATCGAGCACTTCGGTCGCCGCTGTCAGGGGCTGGTGGAGGAAGAGGGCGGGGATGGCATGGCACCGGGCGCCGGCAAGAGGCAGCAGTGCAGCTTCCGCTTCCGCTTCAAGGTCTGCGATCAGTGCGGCGCCGAGAACGACACCGCGGCGCGGCGCTGCCACGGCTGCGAGTCGCTGCTGGTGGACGCCGACGACAAGCTGCGCGAGGCGCTCAAGCTTCGCGACGCCCGGGTGCTGCGTGTCTCGGGCATGCAGCTCGAGGCCACCGTCAACGGCCGCGGCTTGCCGCGGCTCAAGGTCGTCTACCACGACGAGGACGGCGCCACCCTGGCCGAATGGTTCGCCCTGGAGACGCGGGCCCAGCGCGGCGCCTTCGCCGCGGTCTTCCTGCGCGAGCACCTGCGTGCCCCCGGCACGCGCTGGTCGCCGACCACGCCGGAGGAGGTGGTCGCCGAACAGCACCGCCTGCGCGCCCCGGACTTCGTGATCGGCCGCAAGGCCGGCCGCCACTGGCAGGTGCGGCGCAAGCTGTTCGACTACACCGGCCGCTATCGCCTCGCCGCCGAGGCGGGATGA
- a CDS encoding zinc ribbon domain-containing protein — protein MKVKTSPECPKCGSRMKRLPPGRQDQYHVYCDDCGHDFGRYDYLQAQFKHLLDDVEAHLKEQERSGDDAS, from the coding sequence ATGAAAGTGAAGACCAGCCCCGAGTGCCCGAAGTGCGGCAGCCGCATGAAACGACTGCCTCCGGGGCGTCAGGACCAGTACCACGTCTACTGCGATGACTGCGGCCACGACTTCGGCCGCTACGACTACCTGCAGGCCCAGTTCAAGCACCTGCTCGACGACGTGGAAGCCCATCTCAAGGAGCAGGAGCGCTCCGGCGACGACGCTTCCTGA
- the purL gene encoding phosphoribosylformylglycinamidine synthase gives MLELRGAPALSAFRHAKLLEALHAVAPQVEALGADYVHFVDHDGELEGEDRRLLERLLDYGPAHDTGARGDGRLFLVVPRIGTQSPWSSKATDIARNCGLSQIRRLERGIAYRVRFAGELSEEAYEAVLAALHDRMTETVLFDASDAAKLFAHHEPAPLGQVDILGGGRPALEEANVALGLALAEDEIDYLCEAFQGLGRNPADVELMMFAQANSEHCRHKIFNADWVVDGEAQPRSLFKMIKNTYEASPDDILSAYSDNAAVIRGSRAGRFFAAPLTGDAAERAVYAAHQEPVNILMKVETHNHPTAIAPHPGAATGAGGEIRDEGATGIGGKPKAGLTGFTVSNLRIPEFVQPWEAFDYGKPERIVDALEIMLEGPIGGAAFNNEFGRPNLTGYFRSYEQDALGANGVERRGFHKPIMIAGGYGNIREDHVQKGEIPVGGKLIVMGGPSMLIGLGGGAASSMASGASSADLDFASVQRDNPEIERRVQEVIDRCWALGDDNPICFIHDVGAGGLSNALPELVKDGDRGGRFELREVPNAEPGMSPLEIWCNEAQERYVLAVAPENLAAFDALCQRERCPYAVVGEATEAHHLEVRDGHFDTRPVDLPMSVLFGKPPKMTREFSRESREMPGIMLDNLDLREAMDRVLRLPTVASKNFLITIGDRSITGQVARDQMIGPWQVPVADVAVTTATFDTHAGEAMAMGERPPVALIDPAASARLAVAETITNLAAAPIAKLGDVKLSANWMSAASHPGENQALYDAVHAVGMELCPALGIAVPVGKDSMSMRTAWQAENDKGEVEDKSITSPLTLVTTGFAPVTDAMKTLTPQIDLTQDESDLILIDLGGGKNRLGGSALAQVYGQVGDECPDLDDPEDLKAFFTVIQGLNADGKLLAYHDRSDGGLLVTLLEMAFAAHAGLEIKLDWLIDEPADAFNALFAEELGAVIQVPRAHTEDVLAQFAGAGLESCGVIARPRYDDQVRVTLFEEPLLETTRLLAQRTWSETSYRMQALRDNAECAKSEFDGLLDGRDPGLSAQPSFDVNEDIAAPFVNTARPAVAVLREQGVNGHLEMAWSFDNAGFEAVDVHMSDILEGRVGLEDFKGLVACGGFSYGDVLGAGGGWAKSVLFNDRAREQFAGFFGRDDSFALGVCNGCQMLSQLKELIPGAEAWPRFVRNESEQFEARVAMVRVEESPSILLSGMEGSLLPIAVAHGEGRAEFRDSAHLRSMQGSPQVALRYVDNYGQVSTRYPANPNGSPSGITGLTTPDGRVTAMMPHPERVVRAVTNSWRPAEWTQDGAWMRLFRNARRWLG, from the coding sequence ATGCTCGAACTGCGTGGCGCGCCCGCCCTCTCCGCCTTCCGTCATGCCAAGCTGCTCGAAGCGTTGCACGCCGTGGCTCCACAGGTCGAGGCGCTCGGCGCCGACTACGTGCACTTCGTCGACCACGACGGCGAGCTGGAGGGCGAGGATCGCCGCCTGCTCGAGCGCCTGCTGGACTACGGCCCGGCCCACGATACCGGTGCCCGGGGCGACGGTCGCCTGTTCCTGGTGGTACCCCGCATCGGCACCCAGTCGCCCTGGTCCTCGAAGGCCACCGACATCGCCCGCAACTGCGGCCTGAGCCAGATCCGTCGCCTCGAGCGCGGCATCGCCTACCGGGTGCGCTTCGCCGGCGAGCTCTCCGAGGAGGCCTACGAGGCCGTCCTCGCGGCGCTCCACGACCGCATGACCGAGACGGTGCTGTTCGACGCCTCCGATGCCGCCAAGCTGTTCGCCCACCACGAGCCGGCGCCGCTCGGCCAGGTGGACATCCTCGGCGGCGGTCGCCCGGCGCTGGAGGAGGCCAACGTCGCGCTGGGCCTGGCGCTGGCCGAGGACGAGATCGACTACCTGTGCGAGGCCTTCCAGGGCCTGGGCCGCAACCCGGCCGACGTCGAGCTGATGATGTTCGCCCAGGCGAACTCCGAGCACTGCCGGCACAAGATCTTCAACGCCGACTGGGTGGTGGACGGCGAGGCCCAGCCGCGCTCGCTGTTCAAGATGATCAAGAACACCTATGAGGCCTCGCCGGACGACATCCTCTCGGCCTACAGCGACAACGCCGCGGTGATCCGCGGAAGCCGGGCCGGCCGCTTCTTCGCCGCGCCGCTGACCGGCGACGCCGCCGAGCGCGCCGTCTACGCCGCCCACCAGGAGCCGGTCAACATCCTGATGAAGGTGGAGACCCACAACCACCCGACGGCCATCGCTCCGCATCCGGGCGCGGCCACCGGCGCTGGCGGCGAGATCCGCGACGAGGGCGCCACCGGCATCGGCGGCAAGCCCAAGGCGGGCCTGACCGGCTTCACCGTCTCCAACCTGCGCATCCCCGAGTTCGTGCAGCCCTGGGAAGCCTTCGACTACGGCAAGCCCGAGCGCATCGTCGACGCCCTCGAGATCATGCTCGAGGGGCCGATCGGCGGCGCCGCCTTCAACAACGAGTTCGGTCGCCCCAACCTGACCGGCTACTTCCGCAGCTACGAGCAGGACGCCCTGGGCGCCAACGGCGTCGAGCGTCGCGGCTTCCACAAGCCGATCATGATCGCCGGCGGCTACGGCAACATCCGCGAGGACCACGTCCAGAAGGGCGAGATCCCGGTCGGCGGCAAGCTGATCGTGATGGGCGGGCCGTCGATGCTGATCGGCCTGGGCGGCGGCGCGGCTTCCTCCATGGCCTCCGGCGCCTCCAGCGCCGACCTGGACTTCGCCTCCGTGCAGCGCGACAACCCCGAGATCGAGCGTCGCGTGCAGGAAGTGATCGACCGCTGCTGGGCGCTGGGCGACGACAACCCGATCTGCTTCATCCACGACGTGGGTGCCGGCGGCCTGTCCAACGCCCTGCCGGAGCTGGTCAAGGACGGCGACCGCGGCGGCCGCTTCGAGCTGCGCGAGGTGCCCAACGCCGAGCCGGGCATGAGCCCGCTGGAGATCTGGTGCAACGAGGCCCAGGAGCGCTACGTGCTCGCCGTGGCCCCGGAGAACCTCGCGGCCTTCGATGCCCTGTGCCAGCGCGAGCGCTGCCCCTACGCCGTGGTCGGCGAGGCCACCGAGGCGCATCACCTGGAGGTCCGCGACGGCCACTTCGACACCAGGCCGGTCGATCTGCCGATGAGCGTGCTGTTCGGCAAGCCGCCCAAGATGACCCGCGAGTTCAGCCGCGAGAGCCGCGAGATGCCGGGCATCATGCTCGACAACCTCGACCTGCGCGAGGCCATGGACCGCGTGCTGCGCCTGCCCACCGTGGCGTCCAAGAACTTCCTGATCACCATCGGTGACCGCTCGATCACCGGCCAAGTGGCCCGTGACCAGATGATCGGCCCGTGGCAGGTGCCGGTGGCCGACGTGGCGGTGACCACCGCGACCTTCGACACCCATGCCGGCGAGGCCATGGCCATGGGCGAGCGCCCGCCGGTGGCGCTGATCGATCCGGCCGCCAGCGCCCGCCTGGCGGTGGCCGAGACCATCACCAACCTGGCCGCGGCGCCGATCGCCAAGCTCGGCGACGTCAAGCTCTCCGCCAACTGGATGAGCGCGGCCAGCCATCCGGGCGAGAACCAGGCGCTGTATGACGCCGTGCATGCCGTGGGCATGGAGCTGTGCCCGGCGCTCGGCATCGCCGTGCCGGTGGGCAAGGACTCCATGTCCATGCGCACCGCCTGGCAGGCCGAGAACGACAAGGGCGAGGTCGAGGACAAGAGCATCACCTCGCCGCTGACCCTGGTGACCACCGGCTTCGCCCCGGTCACCGACGCCATGAAAACGCTGACCCCGCAGATCGACCTGACCCAGGACGAGTCCGACCTGATCCTGATCGATCTCGGCGGCGGCAAGAACCGCCTCGGCGGCTCGGCGCTGGCCCAGGTCTACGGCCAGGTGGGCGACGAGTGCCCGGACCTGGACGATCCGGAGGACCTCAAGGCGTTCTTCACCGTGATCCAGGGCCTCAACGCCGACGGCAAGCTGCTGGCCTACCACGACCGCAGCGACGGCGGCCTGCTGGTGACCCTGCTGGAGATGGCCTTCGCCGCTCACGCCGGCCTCGAGATCAAGCTCGACTGGCTGATCGACGAGCCCGCCGATGCCTTCAACGCGCTGTTCGCCGAGGAGCTCGGGGCGGTGATCCAGGTGCCGCGGGCGCACACCGAGGACGTGCTGGCGCAGTTCGCCGGCGCCGGCCTCGAGAGCTGCGGCGTGATCGCCCGTCCGCGCTACGACGACCAGGTCCGCGTGACCCTGTTCGAGGAGCCGCTGCTCGAGACCACCCGGCTGCTGGCCCAGCGCACCTGGAGCGAGACCAGCTATCGCATGCAGGCGCTGCGCGACAACGCCGAGTGCGCCAAGAGCGAGTTCGACGGCCTGCTCGACGGCCGCGACCCGGGCCTCTCCGCCCAGCCGAGCTTCGACGTGAACGAGGACATCGCCGCGCCGTTCGTCAATACCGCCAGGCCGGCGGTGGCGGTGCTGCGCGAGCAGGGCGTCAACGGTCATCTGGAGATGGCCTGGTCGTTCGACAACGCCGGCTTCGAGGCCGTCGACGTGCACATGAGCGACATCCTCGAGGGGCGCGTCGGCCTGGAGGACTTCAAGGGCCTGGTGGCCTGCGGCGGCTTCTCCTACGGCGACGTGCTGGGCGCCGGCGGCGGCTGGGCCAAGTCGGTGCTGTTCAACGACCGGGCCCGGGAGCAGTTCGCCGGCTTCTTCGGCCGCGACGACAGCTTCGCCCTGGGCGTGTGCAATGGCTGCCAGATGCTCTCCCAGCTCAAGGAGCTGATCCCCGGCGCCGAGGCCTGGCCGCGCTTCGTGCGTAACGAGTCCGAGCAGTTCGAGGCCCGCGTGGCCATGGTGCGCGTGGAGGAGAGCCCGTCGATCCTGCTCTCCGGCATGGAAGGCTCGCTGCTGCCGATCGCCGTGGCCCACGGCGAGGGCCGCGCCGAGTTCCGCGACAGCGCACACCTGCGCAGCATGCAGGGCTCCCCCCAGGTGGCGCTGCGCTACGTGGACAACTATGGCCAGGTGTCCACCCGCTATCCGGCCAACCCCAACGGCTCGCCTTCCGGCATCACCGGCCTGACCACGCCGGACGGCCGCGTCACCGCCATGATGCCGCACCCCGAGCGCGTGGTGCGTGCGGTGACCAATTCCTGGCGTCCGGCCGAGTGGACTCAGGACGGCGCCTGGATGCGTCTGTTCCGTAATGCTCGTCGCTGGCTGGGCTGA
- the mltF gene encoding membrane-bound lytic murein transglycosylase MltF yields MLASLLDHLRRRRRNYATLCALLGLGLITDRPHRAPGPLLEEVRTRDFLNVQTRNTPTTYYEGRQGPTGFEYELMRRFADFLGVSLNLDADHDIAGVLEAVRHEGDLGAAALPLDPTLDGLMFSRPILPLQPVLVYRRGLPPPGEIADLEGLAIGTLSNTGTDRVMHELKAEHPWLSWQEADDIEVSALLGRVADGTLDAAVVFERQFRLNRLFFPEVEDGFRLGRPLSLAWAFPSERGLGLLREANRFLETLQDSGLLARLETRYLGRDNYLEYVGARTFIGHVHERLPTYDALFREAARDSGFDWKLLAAVGYQESHWQPDATSPTGVRGLMMLTNATAGELGVDNRLDPAQSIHGGARYLRSLKDRLPESITGDDRLFMALAAYNVGLGHLYDARRLAEMRGGDPDTWEDVRDALPLLQEREWYSKTRYGYARGGEPVIYVRNIRRYHEILAYVDRSRQQFHRLSARQPSGADDAGAPPSG; encoded by the coding sequence ATGCTGGCATCCCTGCTCGACCACCTGCGCCGCCGCCGGCGCAACTACGCGACCCTGTGCGCGTTACTGGGGCTGGGCCTGATCACCGATCGCCCCCACCGCGCCCCCGGACCTCTGCTCGAGGAGGTACGGACGCGGGACTTCCTCAACGTCCAGACCCGCAACACCCCCACGACCTACTACGAGGGCCGCCAGGGGCCGACCGGCTTCGAATACGAGCTGATGCGGCGCTTCGCCGATTTCCTGGGCGTCAGCCTCAACCTGGACGCCGACCACGACATCGCAGGCGTCCTCGAGGCGGTCCGCCACGAGGGCGATCTCGGCGCCGCGGCCCTGCCGCTGGACCCCACCCTGGACGGCCTGATGTTCAGCCGCCCCATCCTGCCGCTGCAACCGGTGCTGGTGTATCGCCGCGGGCTGCCGCCCCCCGGCGAGATTGCCGACCTCGAGGGTCTCGCGATCGGCACCCTGAGCAATACCGGCACCGATCGGGTGATGCACGAACTGAAGGCCGAGCACCCCTGGCTGAGCTGGCAGGAGGCCGATGACATCGAGGTCTCGGCACTGCTCGGCCGGGTTGCCGATGGCACCCTGGACGCCGCCGTGGTCTTCGAGCGCCAGTTCCGCCTCAACCGGCTGTTCTTCCCCGAGGTGGAGGACGGTTTCCGGCTGGGGCGCCCGCTGTCGCTGGCCTGGGCCTTCCCCAGCGAGCGCGGGCTCGGCCTGCTGCGCGAGGCCAATCGCTTCCTCGAGACGCTGCAGGACAGCGGCCTGCTGGCCCGCCTCGAGACCCGCTATCTGGGTCGCGACAACTATCTGGAATACGTCGGCGCGCGCACTTTCATCGGTCACGTCCACGAACGGCTGCCCACCTACGACGCCCTGTTCCGCGAGGCCGCTCGCGACAGCGGATTCGACTGGAAGCTGCTGGCCGCGGTGGGCTATCAGGAATCCCACTGGCAGCCCGACGCCACCTCGCCTACCGGGGTGCGCGGGCTGATGATGCTGACCAATGCCACCGCCGGGGAGCTCGGCGTCGACAACCGCCTCGACCCGGCCCAGAGCATCCATGGCGGCGCGCGTTACCTGCGCTCGCTAAAGGATCGTCTGCCGGAGTCGATAACCGGGGACGACCGCTTGTTCATGGCCCTGGCCGCCTACAACGTGGGCCTCGGCCATCTCTACGATGCCCGTCGCCTCGCGGAGATGCGCGGCGGCGACCCCGACACCTGGGAAGACGTGCGCGACGCCCTGCCCCTGCTGCAGGAGCGCGAATGGTACAGCAAGACCCGCTACGGCTATGCCAGGGGCGGCGAGCCGGTCATCTACGTTCGCAACATTCGTCGCTACCACGAGATCCTCGCCTATGTGGACCGCAGCCGTCAGCAGTTCCATCGCCTCAGCGCCCGTCAGCCCTCTGGCGCGGACGACGCTGGCGCCCCGCCAAGCGGCTGA
- a CDS encoding GGDEF domain-containing protein, with the protein MKYRLGALPLSAAAPLVALLGLLMASLPLAGAGTELILIGLTAAGQLAWHLRHLMLSRLVTWPTLAWLAIALLSYQLPEAWVSQADWNRWEGRLMAGSHIDDWRPPLLMLLCLGLLNLSLLTRTRANLGAPLLMGTAGLALLAQLLAPHPTDGPLALSPDGPLLAAQACLLLAQLVDILGGWRTSRNSILRALWPSLLLATLTMGLWYHQHRDADRQQQQAIAELGQRLGQRLSDEIDDHLAAMRRFAASWRWQDAPPSADQWAYQAELYHQDFPYLLNIAFIDPRSRILHVHPANAYNTPLLGTRLFEAQPDGREALGKALHDGTIGQTRVIALLQGQPGMVHYLPVIQARDARILGAVGVVVGLRSMADTLFRQVAPDTAALTLLDGERLLAHQGTARRPGPWRHASPLTLDDLSLTLITRPGHDALLARRPRLPVVTLAAGLTLAYLLYLALFARRYMQLQHRQARRSNRELRREVRNRTRLQQEVEWLATHDELTRLPNRRRFLQVLAEHDRVRPLSVLLCDIDHFKLVNDRLGHLVGDRYLAELGRLGHAVLDAAGGVFARLGGEEFVACLPGSSAEDAEAVARRLQAALAESRLTHQDGAPVTLSVGVATLDEGPLVADELLQAADDALYRAKSLGRDRIERATSPADLPVGGP; encoded by the coding sequence ATGAAATACCGGCTTGGCGCCCTGCCGCTGTCGGCCGCCGCCCCGCTGGTGGCGCTGCTCGGCCTGCTGATGGCGTCCCTGCCCCTGGCGGGAGCCGGCACGGAACTGATCCTCATCGGCCTGACCGCCGCCGGCCAGCTGGCCTGGCACCTGCGGCACCTGATGCTGTCGCGGCTGGTGACATGGCCGACGCTGGCCTGGCTGGCCATCGCCCTGCTCAGCTATCAGCTGCCGGAAGCCTGGGTGTCCCAGGCCGACTGGAACCGCTGGGAGGGGCGCCTGATGGCGGGGAGCCACATCGACGACTGGCGCCCTCCGCTGCTGATGCTGCTGTGCCTGGGCCTACTGAACCTCAGCCTGCTGACCCGCACCCGAGCCAACCTCGGCGCCCCGCTGCTGATGGGCACCGCCGGCCTGGCGCTGCTCGCTCAACTGCTGGCCCCTCACCCCACGGACGGGCCGCTGGCGCTGAGCCCCGACGGCCCACTGCTCGCCGCCCAGGCCTGCCTGCTGCTCGCCCAGCTGGTCGACATCCTCGGTGGCTGGCGGACCTCGCGAAACAGCATCCTGCGCGCCCTGTGGCCTTCGCTGCTGCTGGCCACGCTGACGATGGGGCTGTGGTATCACCAGCATCGGGACGCCGACCGCCAGCAGCAGCAGGCGATCGCCGAGCTCGGGCAACGGCTGGGCCAGCGGCTCTCGGACGAGATCGACGACCACCTGGCCGCCATGCGTCGCTTCGCCGCGTCATGGCGCTGGCAGGACGCACCGCCCTCCGCCGACCAGTGGGCCTATCAGGCCGAGCTGTACCACCAGGACTTCCCGTACCTGCTCAACATCGCTTTCATCGACCCGCGAAGCCGTATCCTCCACGTACATCCGGCCAATGCGTACAACACGCCGTTGCTCGGCACCCGGCTGTTCGAGGCTCAGCCGGACGGACGCGAGGCGCTGGGCAAGGCCCTGCACGATGGCACCATCGGCCAGACCCGGGTCATCGCGCTGCTCCAGGGCCAGCCCGGCATGGTCCATTACCTGCCGGTCATCCAGGCCCGGGACGCCCGCATCCTCGGCGCCGTGGGCGTGGTGGTCGGCCTGCGCTCGATGGCGGACACGCTGTTCCGTCAGGTCGCCCCCGACACCGCCGCCCTGACGCTGCTGGACGGCGAACGGCTGCTCGCCCACCAGGGCACCGCCCGGCGCCCCGGCCCCTGGCGCCATGCCTCGCCGCTGACGCTGGACGACCTGTCGCTGACCCTGATCACCCGCCCCGGCCACGATGCACTGCTGGCCCGGCGCCCACGACTGCCGGTGGTCACCCTGGCGGCGGGGCTGACGCTGGCTTACCTGCTCTACCTGGCCCTGTTCGCCCGCCGCTACATGCAACTGCAGCACCGTCAGGCACGGCGCTCCAACCGCGAGCTGCGCCGCGAGGTGCGCAACCGCACCCGGCTGCAGCAGGAAGTCGAGTGGCTCGCCACCCACGACGAACTCACCCGGCTGCCCAACCGACGCCGCTTCCTCCAGGTGCTGGCGGAACACGACCGGGTGCGACCGCTGAGCGTGCTGCTGTGCGATATCGACCACTTCAAGCTGGTCAACGACCGGCTCGGTCACCTGGTCGGCGACCGCTATCTCGCCGAGCTGGGCCGACTCGGCCACGCGGTGCTCGATGCCGCCGGCGGCGTCTTCGCCCGGCTCGGCGGCGAGGAGTTCGTCGCCTGCCTGCCCGGGTCGAGCGCGGAAGACGCGGAAGCGGTGGCGAGGCGCCTGCAGGCGGCCCTCGCCGAGAGTCGGCTGACGCATCAGGACGGCGCACCGGTGACCCTCAGCGTCGGCGTGGCGACCCTCGACGAGGGGCCGCTGGTGGCCGATGAGCTGCTCCAGGCCGCCGACGACGCCCTCTACCGTGCCAAGTCACTGGGGCGCGACCGCATCGAGCGGGCCACCTCGCCGGCCGACCTACCCGTCGGTGGCCCCTGA
- the tadA gene encoding tRNA adenosine(34) deaminase TadA → MRSDEFYMHRALEQARLAGEAGEVPVGAVVVDAAGEIVGEGYNAPVAGHDPSAHAEIRALRDAGTRLGNYRLDGCTLFVTLEPCLMCTGAIIHARLARVVYGAAEPRTGMVESKANLFAQPWYNHRVTVEGGVLAARVSKLLKAFFAERRSGATDG, encoded by the coding sequence ATGCGCAGCGACGAGTTCTACATGCATCGTGCCCTCGAGCAGGCACGGCTGGCCGGGGAGGCCGGGGAGGTGCCGGTCGGCGCGGTGGTGGTGGACGCCGCCGGCGAGATCGTCGGCGAGGGCTACAACGCGCCGGTGGCGGGCCATGACCCCAGCGCCCACGCCGAGATCCGCGCCCTGCGCGATGCCGGCACGCGCCTCGGCAACTACCGCCTCGATGGCTGCACCCTGTTCGTGACCCTGGAGCCCTGCCTGATGTGCACCGGGGCGATCATCCACGCGCGGCTGGCGCGGGTGGTCTACGGTGCCGCCGAGCCACGCACCGGCATGGTCGAGTCGAAGGCCAACCTGTTCGCCCAGCCCTGGTACAACCATCGAGTGACGGTGGAGGGCGGGGTGCTGGCCGCCCGGGTCTCGAAGCTGCTCAAGGCCTTCTTCGCCGAACGCCGTTCAGGGGCCACCGACGGGTAG
- a CDS encoding acyl-CoA thioesterase, producing MSDALNDLADLLRLEPLEENLFRGRSQDLGLPQLFGGQVLGQALSAATHTVDASRRVHSLHGYFLRPGDASRPVIYQVDAVRDGRSFTTRRITAIQKGRPIFFCSASFHGQESGLDHQPTMPEVPAPEALDRANLHQRFPGHPIEFCHIEDDAEPGRPARKRLWFRLAGELPDDPALHRYLLAYSSDFHLLTTALVPHGKRFGDPDLRIASLDHSLWFHHDVRVNDWLLYDMDSPWAGGARAFTRGSIYDRQGRLVASSAQEGLTRLDD from the coding sequence ATGAGCGACGCCCTGAACGACCTGGCCGACCTGCTGCGCCTCGAGCCCCTGGAGGAGAACCTGTTCCGCGGCCGTAGCCAGGATCTGGGCCTGCCCCAACTGTTCGGCGGCCAGGTGCTCGGCCAGGCGCTCTCCGCGGCCACTCATACCGTGGACGCCAGCCGGCGCGTGCACTCGCTGCACGGCTATTTCCTGCGCCCCGGCGACGCCAGCCGCCCGGTGATCTACCAGGTCGACGCGGTGCGCGACGGCCGCAGTTTCACCACCCGCCGCATCACCGCCATCCAGAAGGGCCGGCCGATCTTCTTCTGCAGCGCCTCCTTCCACGGCCAGGAGAGCGGCCTCGACCACCAGCCGACGATGCCCGAGGTGCCCGCCCCGGAGGCCCTCGACCGGGCCAACCTGCACCAGCGCTTCCCTGGCCACCCGATCGAGTTCTGCCACATCGAGGACGACGCCGAGCCGGGGCGCCCGGCCCGCAAGCGGCTGTGGTTCCGCCTCGCAGGCGAGCTGCCGGACGACCCGGCCCTGCATCGCTACCTGCTCGCCTACAGCTCCGACTTCCACCTGCTGACCACCGCACTGGTGCCCCACGGCAAGCGCTTCGGCGATCCCGACCTGCGCATCGCCAGCCTCGATCACTCGCTGTGGTTCCACCACGACGTCAGGGTCAACGACTGGCTGCTCTACGACATGGACAGCCCCTGGGCCGGCGGCGCCCGCGCCTTCACTCGCGGCAGCATCTACGACCGCCAGGGCCGCCTGGTCGCCTCCAGCGCCCAGGAGGGCCTGACCCGGCTGGACGACTGA